One window of the Actinomyces procaprae genome contains the following:
- a CDS encoding NAD(P)H-binding protein, with product MTTILAIGATGQVGRVVVDEALQRGLEVRAVTRSAARARRSLADGAEVVEAAATDAEALRPLLQDVDAVVLTHGTDNDGKGGATFYDVVRAVVAALGDGATHISLMTTMNASHSARAGASGYEFIEWKRRAERLVRASGHPYTIVRPGWFDYQGPADRQIDLRQGDLVTGQPGVDRRHIAQVLLEGALNPSGARRTVEVFSKAGAPVTDFEALFAATRADEAGALDGVLDTNNVPLDQEPQRVQDDVARLGK from the coding sequence ATGACCACCATCCTCGCCATTGGAGCCACCGGACAGGTCGGACGTGTCGTCGTCGACGAGGCGCTGCAGCGCGGTCTGGAGGTCCGGGCCGTCACCCGGAGTGCCGCCCGCGCCCGCCGCTCCCTGGCCGACGGCGCCGAGGTCGTCGAGGCGGCCGCCACCGATGCGGAGGCACTGCGCCCGCTGCTGCAGGACGTCGACGCCGTCGTCCTCACCCACGGCACCGACAATGACGGCAAGGGCGGGGCGACCTTCTACGACGTGGTCCGCGCCGTGGTCGCAGCCCTGGGGGACGGAGCGACCCACATCAGCCTCATGACCACCATGAACGCCTCCCACTCCGCCCGTGCCGGTGCCAGCGGTTACGAGTTCATCGAGTGGAAGCGTCGCGCCGAGAGGCTCGTGCGCGCCTCCGGTCACCCCTACACCATCGTGCGTCCCGGCTGGTTCGACTACCAGGGCCCCGCCGACCGGCAGATCGACCTGCGCCAGGGAGACCTGGTCACCGGGCAGCCCGGAGTCGACCGGCGTCACATCGCCCAGGTCCTCCTGGAGGGCGCTCTCAACCCCTCCGGTGCGCGCCGAACCGTGGAGGTATTCAGCAAGGCGGGCGCGCCCGTCACCGACTTCGAGGCCCTGTTCGCCGCGACGCGCGCCGACGAGGCCGGCGCACTTGACGGCGTGCTCGACACCAACAACGTCCCGCTGGACCAGGAGCCGCAGCGCGTGCAGGATGACGTCGCCCGGCTGGGCAAGTGA